The [Flavobacterium] thermophilum genome has a segment encoding these proteins:
- the ybbD_2 gene encoding beta-hexosaminidase produces MIRDYHAGGVILYDRNMETPEQVANLTSRLQRLAMENRFQIPLVFSIDQEGGKIVRMRQYVSPIPSQQILGKSGDGAKVYQTARRTGAELAAMGIQINFAPVLDLSAIDSRSFGTDPVVAGRLGEKVVTGLADAGVTPVLKHFPGNGRSQTDPHHDTSSVQASEQDLENKDIFPFKRIITNIDHHRFFVMVTHIKYPTYDKENPASLSPAIIQGLLRGKLGYEGIVVTDDLEMGAVSKYFTYEELGYRAIASGADLLLVCHTFDNQRKVMDGIWNAVQTGKLSEERINESVRRVLKYKLTQFPSMQSIYANPATAKRVVGKQG; encoded by the coding sequence ATGATTCGGGACTATCATGCGGGCGGGGTGATCTTATATGACCGCAACATGGAAACACCCGAACAAGTCGCCAATTTAACTAGCCGGTTGCAACGGTTGGCGATGGAAAACCGCTTCCAAATCCCGCTCGTCTTTAGCATCGACCAAGAAGGGGGAAAAATTGTCCGAATGCGGCAATACGTTTCCCCCATCCCTTCTCAACAAATATTAGGCAAAAGCGGAGACGGCGCAAAAGTGTACCAAACCGCTCGGCGGACAGGGGCAGAACTCGCCGCGATGGGCATTCAAATCAATTTTGCCCCGGTGCTGGACTTATCTGCCATAGACAGCCGGTCATTTGGAACCGATCCGGTTGTAGCGGGAAGGTTAGGGGAAAAGGTCGTCACGGGGCTGGCCGATGCGGGGGTGACGCCGGTGCTCAAGCACTTTCCGGGAAACGGGCGCAGCCAGACAGACCCGCACCATGACACGTCTTCTGTTCAAGCATCCGAGCAGGATCTTGAAAACAAGGACATTTTTCCTTTTAAGCGCATTATCACAAATATAGACCATCATCGTTTTTTCGTTATGGTCACCCATATTAAATATCCGACATATGACAAAGAAAATCCAGCCAGCCTGTCTCCGGCTATTATTCAGGGATTGCTGCGGGGAAAATTGGGCTATGAAGGCATAGTGGTGACCGATGACTTGGAGATGGGGGCGGTGAGCAAGTATTTCACCTACGAGGAACTCGGATACCGGGCGATCGCCTCTGGCGCCGATTTGTTGCTTGTCTGTCATACTTTTGACAATCAAAGAAAAGTGATGGACGGAATCTGGAATGCCGTGCAAACCGGAAAGCTGTCCGAGGAGCGAATCAACGAATCGGTAAGGCGGGTGTTAAAATATAAATTAACCCAATTTCCTTCCATGCAAAGCATTTACGCAAATCCTGCCACAGCGAAGCGGGTGGTGGGAAAACAAGGGTAA